One region of Culex pipiens pallens isolate TS chromosome 2, TS_CPP_V2, whole genome shotgun sequence genomic DNA includes:
- the LOC120421571 gene encoding ficolin-1-A-like isoform X2 produces the protein MEHRLIFADPVGNTFTIMSNVSGESFNRSWSEYRDGFKAKRGSNWIGLDKLHRLTNDGHDYQLIIVLSAEGATLYASCNEFKVDSEKEDYRVHCQSLPGYVEVLHDGSTFSTYDQGAGREQAASFGFGWWFGENQKPFNATNMVLTKLKKKSSN, from the exons ATGGAACACCGACTGATTTTCGCGG ATCCCGTCGGGAACACCTTCACCATAATGAGCAACGTTTCCGGAGAGAGTTTCAACCGGAGCTGGTCCGAATACCGCGACGGTTTCAAAGCCAAGCGAGGCAGCAATTGGATTGGGTTGGACAAACTTCACCGGCTGACCAACGACGGTCACGATTACCAGCTAATCATTGTGCTCTCTGCTGAGGGGGCTACTTTATACGCCAGTTGTAACGAGTTCAAGGTTGATTCCGAGAAGGAAGATTATCGCGTCCACTGTCAGTCACTGCCGGGTTACGTTGAAGTTTTGCACGACGGTTCGACCTTTTCCACGTATGACCAAGGTGCTGGGCGGGAGCAGGCTGCTTCGTTTGGCTTTGGATGGTGGTTTGGAGAGAATCA aaaaccgTTCAATGCTACAAACATGGTGCTAACCAAATTGAAGAAGAAATCTTCGAATTAG
- the LOC120421571 gene encoding ficolin-1-A-like isoform X1 yields the protein MVLYQVTTVWLLLLATFSYGTPTDFRGGNPNNYDPVGNTFTIMSNVSGESFNRSWSEYRDGFKAKRGSNWIGLDKLHRLTNDGHDYQLIIVLSAEGATLYASCNEFKVDSEKEDYRVHCQSLPGYVEVLHDGSTFSTYDQGAGREQAASFGFGWWFGENQKPFNATNMVLTKLKKKSSN from the exons ATGGTTCTGTATCAAGTAACAACAGTTTGGCTACTTTTGCTAGCCACGTTCAGTTATGGAACACCGACTGATTTTCGCGG GGGCAATCCTAACAACTATG ATCCCGTCGGGAACACCTTCACCATAATGAGCAACGTTTCCGGAGAGAGTTTCAACCGGAGCTGGTCCGAATACCGCGACGGTTTCAAAGCCAAGCGAGGCAGCAATTGGATTGGGTTGGACAAACTTCACCGGCTGACCAACGACGGTCACGATTACCAGCTAATCATTGTGCTCTCTGCTGAGGGGGCTACTTTATACGCCAGTTGTAACGAGTTCAAGGTTGATTCCGAGAAGGAAGATTATCGCGTCCACTGTCAGTCACTGCCGGGTTACGTTGAAGTTTTGCACGACGGTTCGACCTTTTCCACGTATGACCAAGGTGCTGGGCGGGAGCAGGCTGCTTCGTTTGGCTTTGGATGGTGGTTTGGAGAGAATCA aaaaccgTTCAATGCTACAAACATGGTGCTAACCAAATTGAAGAAGAAATCTTCGAATTAG